A genomic region of Porticoccaceae bacterium LTM1 contains the following coding sequences:
- the prmC gene encoding peptide chain release factor N(5)-glutamine methyltransferase — protein MTVAEHLRRAVELENISTTPRLDIEVLLCHVLEKPRSYLFAWPDEVLSEQQEALFSALLDRRKKGEPVAHLTGVREFWSLPLQVNSSTLIPRPDTELLVEAALQLPLPEQAHVVDLGTGTGAIALALASEKPHWKIVAADVQPDAVALAESNRAALGFKNVSVVQSNWFEGLADQTFDLIVSNPPYIDPLDPHLSQGDVRFEPRTALVAENNGLADIEIIASGAMQKLNAGGWLVVEHGYDQGEAVRKVFSGSGFTEVATRQDLSGNDRISLGRVAG, from the coding sequence ATGACTGTTGCCGAACATTTGCGCCGAGCTGTTGAGCTGGAAAACATCAGCACTACGCCAAGGCTGGATATAGAAGTTCTGCTCTGCCATGTATTGGAAAAACCACGTAGTTACCTGTTTGCCTGGCCGGATGAAGTGCTTAGCGAGCAACAGGAGGCTCTTTTTTCAGCTCTGCTTGATAGGCGCAAGAAAGGTGAGCCGGTAGCGCACCTGACCGGTGTCCGGGAGTTCTGGTCACTGCCGCTTCAGGTAAATTCATCCACCTTAATTCCACGTCCGGATACCGAGCTGCTGGTAGAGGCCGCTTTGCAATTGCCGTTGCCAGAGCAGGCACATGTTGTCGACCTCGGTACCGGCACTGGTGCCATTGCTCTTGCTCTCGCCTCGGAAAAACCGCACTGGAAAATTGTCGCAGCAGATGTTCAGCCTGACGCTGTAGCGTTAGCAGAAAGTAATCGTGCTGCGCTTGGTTTTAAAAATGTATCGGTAGTGCAGAGCAACTGGTTTGAAGGTCTGGCGGATCAAACTTTTGATTTGATCGTCAGCAACCCTCCTTATATTGACCCACTCGATCCACATCTTTCGCAAGGCGATGTGCGGTTTGAGCCGCGAACCGCGTTAGTAGCAGAAAATAACGGTTTGGCGGATATAGAGATTATTGCATCTGGGGCCATGCAGAAATTAAATGCTGGTGGTTGGCTGGTTGTTGAGCATGGCTATGATCAGGGTGAAGCGGTGCGAAAGGTTTTTTCCGGGAGTGGTTTTACAGAGGTTGC